The DNA region ATGACACGCACGTCCGACTTCCCTGATATATTCAATATACAAATCCCCCGACAAGTTGTCAAGGGGCATACAAAAGACCGAACCGCTTTACACAGTCCGGTCTCAGTTCTCAGTACTGATGTGGCGGTCGTCACGGCTTTTAGTGTGGAAGCAACCGAGTTGTCCCGCCTATCGCATCCCAGGCACCACACATCGTGATGCGAAACTCATTCCCCATGCATAGGGCATCAGTAGAAAGAGTATATCAAATATAAACCACAAAGGCGCCTGTAGGCGCCCTGTGGATGTATTCACCCTGGGAGCTACCCAGGAAAAGGAATGGGTGTCTCGAAAGGAGGATCAAACGAGACAAATTCACTATAGCGTAACTGGTGCTTTCGTCAAGAATCGCATGACGACATCCAGTAGTGATTTTAAGATCATCAATCCACCCAATTCTGGATTATCTGCCGGTAGAGCAACCAGCACACCGGCAACCGCTTGGAGTACTGCTACCCAAAAAGTCTTACTGGTCCAGAATACTTTGACTACTTTTGATTGTGCCATCTTAGTCTCCTCTCAACCACTTATCCACATAGCTATTGAACGCATAGATCTCGCCATCGAACCTACGGCGAGCAGCATCCCGACAGTCATTCTTCAGGCTCTCTTCGTTAGGAGTCTTTCCAGGATGGCCATGCTTCCATAGGTTCCCGGCTAATTCATAGTACGTCTGCGCGTATTGGTCTTCTGTCACTTTACCTCCTTCTATTATCAACGATAGTGGATCAATGAAATTTGCGAAATTGATGGTAGTGCCATTTCTACGAACATCCCAATGACAATGAGGTTTCGATGATTTTCCGGTATTTCCAGATTTACCAAGGGTTTCACCTTCACTGACTTTCCCACTATTCCCTGGATATTCTAAATGCATGAGACGATGGGTATATGTTCCGATCAGTTCAACGACATTGCCACCATCAGTATTCCATAAGGCACGAGCAACACCGCTCTCAGGTGCCTTTATTGTGGTACCTATCGGGCAGATGATGTCAATGCCCAGGTGTGGCTTCCCGGATAAGCCATTTTTTCTAAAGAAAGAATTGTTTGGATAAGGCTCACCGAATTTGAACCCAATAGGCTCCATTTTGTCGATCGGGAATTTCATAGCTTTTTGAAGGCGAATTGAATAATAAGCTGCATCACAAAGAATGCTACACCTAATCCACCAAGCCAGCGAGCCCGATCAATGTCTTGCTTATGGAGATGTGCGCTGAGCATTTCTAGGCCCTCTCTAAGATGGACGAGATGATTCGTCTTAATATCCTCTATGTCTTCCTTGATGTCATCAATACTGACTTCAAGGCGTGTGATTCGCTCTTTGTCTGATCCATTAGCCATAGAACCTCTAAAGAAAACGAGCTAGTGTGGAGAGTAAGCCCTTCACCAGTTGGGGGTTCGTTCCCTGAATTGGTGGTTGAGCAGCAGGAGGCAATCCCTCAGTCTGTGAACCTGAAGCCTGCGCCAGTTGTCGTCCGAAGCTCGTCACAGTGGTCGGAGAGGGGCTAAGACTCGGCGGCGCAACCTGCTGCGTCGGTGCTCCTGTCGGATTTGAACCCTGCACGGCCGAGACCTGAGCCCCCACCGGCAGGGTTGTCTGGGGTGTCAAGCCACCCGTCGCACTGGCTCGACGTTCCAATGCCTCTCGAATCAATGGGCTGATTTGTTGTACATCTGCCATGATTACTCCTCGTATGCGGTACCGATGAGTGGTTCAGGTACTTCTGTTTTTCCTCCCAGTTTTGATGACTCAATGATATTGTCAACTTCTTGATCGAAAATACTATTAATGGTAGCGAGTTTCACTTCAATCTCTCCCATTGTACTCCCAAAACCAGGGAGCAGTGCTTCGGCAGTCTTGATGTCAAACTTGGCGAGCTGCCCTGCCTCACCCATTGCCTTAATCAGTGTGATGGCGAGAGGAGTTCTCATCTCGTTATAGGCTTGAACAACCTTATTTTCACCGACCGCTCCTTGGATATTCAAACCGACACCTTTTATTCTCTGTCCGATGCCAGATTGAGCAGGATTCATTGAACTGACCAAGTTGGCAGCAGACTTCAATACTGATCGAGCAGTCTGAATCTTGGCAATATCTCTCTGTTGGTTGACAGAGAGATCAATCCCACCGGCTTTCTTTTTGTTGGCAGTCTCGTAGATCGTCTTGAGTTCATTGATGTGCTTCCCACCCGTTTCTTTTAGATCAAGAAGCATGGCAGCCGTAATTTCCTCTTGAGAGATGAGTGGCTCTTCTGTCTTCGTGCCAGCCAGACCACCCTCAAGTCCACTCCCAAAGATTT from Candidatus Eisenbacteria bacterium includes:
- a CDS encoding M23 family metallopeptidase, yielding MKFPIDKMEPIGFKFGEPYPNNSFFRKNGLSGKPHLGIDIICPIGTTIKAPESGVARALWNTDGGNVVELIGTYTHRLMHLEYPGNSGKVSEGETLGKSGNTGKSSKPHCHWDVRRNGTTINFANFIDPLSLIIEGGKVTEDQYAQTYYELAGNLWKHGHPGKTPNEESLKNDCRDAARRRFDGEIYAFNSYVDKWLRGD